One window of Microtus pennsylvanicus isolate mMicPen1 chromosome X, mMicPen1.hap1, whole genome shotgun sequence genomic DNA carries:
- the LOC142841241 gene encoding protein FAM156A/FAM156B-like, whose amino-acid sequence MDPLPKWESALTSASSQVTIVQSSQNGSAPAHLIALEQLRIGLRSLAPTPGSGTPTSLAEGMLQQQYVEPKSLLENRWGRLGFPQKKAFLGKLRRRHRDHRSPYPVDRDSRIFRSGNKTQNWFRCECLYCQTRGQSISGERDGSTNPSSWDTLVQGLGGLTLNLGADRPGLLPEGAQQQQQHFQQQQQQQQQQQQHLQMQQQHLQQHQQPPLLAHQEPEGRCQQESKGRFQRLFNEWFEEN is encoded by the coding sequence ATGGATCCCCTCCCGAAATGGGAATCAGCATTAACTTCCGCATCTTCTCAAGTGACCATTGTGCAGTCCTCCCAGAATGGCTCTGCACCTGCTCATCTCATAGCCTTAGAACAGCTGAGGATAGGCCTCCGCAGCCTGGCCCCCACCCCTGGCTCCGGCACCCCCACATCCTTGGCAGAGGGGATGCTCCAGCAGCAGTATGTGGAGCCAAAGAGCTTACTGGAGAATCGCTGGGGAAGGCTGGGTTTCCCTCAGAAAAAAGCCTTCCTGGGCAAGCTGAGGCGCAGGCACCGAGATCATAGGTCACCTTACCCAGTGGATAGGGACAGCAGAATCTTCCGCTCAGGCAACAAAACTCAGAATTGGTTCCGATGTGAATGCCTCTACTGCCAGACCCGTGGGCAAAGTATTTCCGGGGAAAGGGATGGGAGCACCAATCCTTCCTCCTGGGATACTCTAGTGCAGGGACTAGGTGGCCTTACCCTCAACCTGGGAGCTGACAGGCCGGGTCTCCTGCCAGAGGGGgcgcagcagcagcaacagcactttcagcagcagcagcagcagcagcagcagcagcagcagcaccttcAGATGCAGCAACAGCACCTTCAGCAGCATCAGCAGCCCCCACTGCTGGCCCATCAGGAGCCAGAGGGGAGGTGCCAGCAGGAAAGCAAGGGCAGGTTCCAGAGGCTGTTCAACGAGTGGTTTGAAGAAAACTGA